The Garra rufa chromosome 8, GarRuf1.0, whole genome shotgun sequence genome has a segment encoding these proteins:
- the ccdc141 gene encoding coiled-coil domain-containing protein 141, translated as MFTMSNEGDAGGQPSTTTISTVAIQAGDSQIVVTVLKCGKLVHLQLTEAQPNLLEIGNNQDETKRLLEEHEQLLAKIKKNEGGVWALLEEADKTAAQKEGEELVYEAMAVSLSEAWKTLVAHLEKRRSLLILACHFFECALEFAIRIDEAEDFHSVGLKSTTADNMNKLLQRHGTIRRGMLEKSMLVLTKSRELLEFLKDFQSQQALQYGRASHGAWSSFGKVEGLMEILQDRRRQVDLCMRQQQHELEMIHCICQWERQEQEVTQWFKEKATLFLENSQLGSSLSENEDLLHKYKEFEQKAKDWGVLVERLLQQASDLLSSNESTQLQRLSEKSEKLKATHKQFWSLMMNRLAHLQESNAFYSSANKAFEVLGTIEIAIKELKNQPLPLPDLARKHEEFSRSIKDASVEPLQRGQLLLQKLGPQSAQVGGLQRMLGYIKERMEVLSHECHAHREITGKRQQLVSSFEELVEKVSAWIKSSNGVLSSSTEPGISLIEAEDTLNKHVELLSQSQDVMRDSEAIAGFIKELKGLESSDTVELSNKASLLAEEMKTLVRNISSHVESLRPYVDFLRSADEVEEQIRTLQECYKNRPEEEEENEGAGASMKDMLDAKWQSFLQNFFTMQDLGNNFINSSNMISGNLNLNVKAASHVVEKYMETLTKKKSELTDLWTSWQLHYTQIKSVKKQWKKFKDQLKKVLHDLKAMEEIFAPASKVDLGGDSQSVSKLQENFNTVKPEFLQLNAEVEFLVKTSELLSLKGIPIKEKNERVSELLQLHQHVRDKIREYETVLSMAGKFHQLYQELDTVLHAEPVTVFSDTSQARTQLTQHQERQRHIRHLYKLALSLGADLTNTVQQSHLLVLSVKQLQEKLETLERGSTECIDEANKCEESLMSNVHFCLYKEEIGELRESFKDLKKKFNNLKFNYMKKNEKSRNLKAVKNQIQQIEIYVEKLQVLKKKLQAFTLKVSSSSERHLIGNSLREIEDALNELQRQVGDFDRAVEDYKQNLDMNVKLQQALEEYQFWCDEASATIVRVGKYASQCKTKEAVSSLYKQFEKFVWPTIPQQEERISQITELAVRIHGAEEGKKYMEKTISKHHEIVESIKELSNGLLDLEAKLELETLKQPLTPVDNNKLDTIDTPEPKESGHTPEMTGPHCTKEMPVGKNLENKKPPLRKSRSQDLPDKPHPEHQKVLSETRLYTQEAYSKTSKVETITKSTIERREEMHTSFSHSHTINVSQSPAERDKRSHILQQTKRDSQETPPPPPPPPPPRDPGVSRPSIIDIQRELQCAVQKTNFEDKYQACSRNHPLHSFSKTSAHHSLDEEYLPHGTPEPAAPVPEGDFQPDHLTEESLSNDEYECTSPDDISLPPLSETPESNIIQSENDLDDGYCVSSHSLRINQYSHQSHSHGDTLHQRQREWMSSQAESYPSPTTGLGTKFRAESSSFVQSPFTVPAPSLVSNTISSILKSKSGNPPPSSITETLYSVHESRTEMQKCVHDSSTSQCHSVRPNNTHATPTPLTTEQDSDLCKPTAIREEIRRVSSRNVMGKLAGGTGPNFSKPLSNATVMEGSPVTLEVEVTGFPEPTLTWFKNGHTLANDEHIELSHKEGKHVLFIHSSAVRDSGQYVVTASNSAGTVTSSSMLQVKGNNSPDLDVLKLDWHTCFGTLCFFLWILYLLLL; from the exons ATGTTCACTATGTCCAATGAAGGTGATGCTGGAGGTCAGCCTTCCACAACAACAATAAGCACCGTGGCCATACAGGCTGGAGACTCACAGATTGTTGTAACAGTACTCAAG TGTGGCAAGCTGGTGCATCTACAGCTGACTGAAGCACAGCCCAACTTGTTGGAGATTGGAAACAACCAGGATGAGACCAAAAGGCTTCTAGAGGAACATGAGCAGCTCCTTGCCAAAATTAAG AAAAATGAAGGAGGTGTGTGGGCTTTGCTGGAGGAGGCTGATAAAACAGCAGCTCAGAAAGAAGGAGAGGAGTTGGTTTATGAGGCAATGGCTGTATCTCTCAGCGAGGCTTGGAAAACACTGGTCGCCCACCTGGAGAAGAGGAGATCACTGCTGATCTTGGCTTGCCATTTCTTTGAGTGTGCTCTGGAG TTTGCCATCAGGATAGATGAAGCTGAAGACTTTCATAGTGTTGGCCTGAAATCGACCACTGCAGACAACATGAATAAACTGCTTCAGAGACATGGCACTATTAGAAGAG GAATGTTGGAGAAGTCAATGCTGGTGTTGACTAAGAGTCGTGAGTTGCTGGAATTCTTGAAGGACTTCCAGTCCCAGCAGGCCCTGCAGTATGGCAGAGCTTCTCACGGGGCCTGGAGCAGCTTTGGAAAGGTGGAAGGATTAATGGAGATTCTACAGGACAGACGCCGGCAAGTGGACCTTTGCATGAGACAACAACAGCATGAGCTGGAAATGATCCACTGCATTTGCCAGTGGGAAAGACAGGAACAGGAG GTAACACAATGGTTTAAGGAAAAGGCTACTTTGTTTTTGGAAAACAGTCAGCTGGGTTCATCTCTGTCAGAAAATGAGGACTTACTACATAAATACAAAGAGTTTGAACAGAAAGCCAAG GACTGGGGTGTGCTGGTTGAGAGGTTGCTACAGCAGGCGTCAGATCTGCTTTCCTCGAATGAGTCCACACAGCTTCAGCGCTTGTCAGAGAAAAGTGAAAAACTCAAAGCTACACACAAGCAGTTCTGGAGCCTCATGATGAATCGTCTGGCTCATCTGCAGGAGAGCAATGCCTTTTACAGCAGTGCTAATAAA GCATTTGAGGTGCTGGGCACCATAGAGATTGCTATAAAGGAACTGAAGAATCAGCCTCTGCCGTTACCTGACCTGGCTAGGAAGCATGAAGAGTTTTCTCGGAGTATAAAGGACGCATCTGTTGAGCCTCTTCAGAGAGGTCAGCTGTTACTTCAGAAGCTTGGCCCACAAAG tgCCCAAGTTGGAGGGCTGCAAAGGATGCTGGGATACATCAAAGAGAGGATGGAGGTTCTGAGCCATGAGTGTCACGCCCACAGAGAGATAACTGGCAAAAGGCAGCAGCTGGTGTCTTCATTTGAAGAGCTAGTGGAAAAG GTGTCTGCTTGGATTAAGAGCAGCAACGGTGTCCTGTCTTCCAGTACAGAGCCTGGTATATCTCTAATTGAGGCTGAGGACACCCTTAACAAGCATGTTGAGCTGCTCTCACAATCTCAG GATGTTATGAGAGACTCGGAGGCTATAGCTGGTTTTATAAAAGAACTAAAAGGGCTGGAATCCTCAGATACAGTCGAGCTGTCCAACAAAGCTTCACTTCTGGCAGAGGAGATGAAAACATTGGTCAGGAACATTTCATCACATGTGGAAAGCCTGAGACCCTATGTGGACTTTCTGCGCTCTGCAGATGAG GTTGAGGAGCAGATAAGGACCCTTCAGGAATGCTACAAGAATAGgccagaggaagaggaggaaaatGAAGGAGCAGGAGCATCCATGAAGGATATGTTGGATGCTAAGTGGCAGTCGTTTCTGCAGAATTTTTTCACCATGCAGGACCTGGGCAACAATTTTATTAACTCCTCTAACATG ATCAGTGGAAACCTGAATCTTAACGTTAAAGCAGCAAGTCATGTTGTAGAAAAATATATGGAGACACTGACCAAGAAGAAATCTGAACTAACAGACTTATGGACGTCCTGGCAACTGCATTATACTCAGATAAAATCTGTAAAGAAGCAGTGGAAAAAATTTAAGGATCAACTTAAAAAG GTTCTTCATGATTTAAAGGCAATGGAGGAGATTTTTGCTCCAGCATCAAAGGTTGATTTGGGGGGTGATTCTCAGTCTGTATCTAAACTACAGgagaacttcaacactgtaaagCCAGAATTCCTG CAACTGAATGCAGAAGTGGAATTCCTGGTGAAGACATCCGAGCTGCTCAGCTTGAAAGGAATACCAATAAAAGAGAAGAACGAGAGAGTTTCTGAGCTCCTGCAGCTACATCAGCATGTCAGAGATAAAATCAGAGAGTATGAAACTGTTCTCAGTATGGCCGGGAAATTTCATCAGCTTTATCAAGAG ctGGACACTGTCTTACATGCAGAACCAGTGACTGTGTTCAGTGACACCAGCCAGGCCAGGACTCAGTTGACTCAGCACCAAGAAAGGCAGAGGCACATCCGCCATCTGTACAAGCTTGCACTCTCCCTGGGTGCAGATCTTACCAACACTGTGCAGCAGTCG CATCTGCTGGTGTTGTCAGTGAAGCAGTTACAGGAGAAACTGGAAACGTTAGAGAGAGGAAGTACTGAGTGCATCGATGAGGCCAACAAGTGTGAAGAGAGTTTGATGAGCAATGTCCACTTCTGCCTCTATAAGGAAGAGATTGGTGAG ctgagAGAGTCCTTTAAAGATCTCAAAAAGAAATTCAACAATCTGAAGTTCAACTACATGAAGAAAAACGAGAAGTCGAGAAACTTAAAGGCGGTGAAAAATCAGATCCAGCAAATTGAGATTTACGTTGAAAAGCTACAG GTTTTGAAAAAGAAGCTGCAAGCCTTTACTCTGAAAGTATCCAGCAGCAGTGAGAGGCATTTAATTGGCAACAGCCTTAGAGAGATTGAGGATGCCTTAAATGAGCTGCAGAGACAGGTGGGCGATTTTGACAGGGCAGTGGAGGACTACAAACAGAACCTGGACATGAATGTCAAGCTCCAGCAAGCTTTAGAGGAG TATCAGTTCTGGTGCGACGAAGCAAGTGCCACAATTGTACGTGTGGGCAAATATGCCTCTCAGTGTAAGACTAAGGAAGCAGTCAGCTCTCTCTACAAACAGTTTGAAAAATTTGTGTGGCCCACAATACCACAGCAAGAGGAGAGAATTAGCCAGATCACAGAGCTGGCAGTACGGATACATG GTGCTGAAGAAGGAAAGAAATATATGGAGAAGACAATTAGCAAACACCATGAAATTGTGGAATCAATAAAAGAACTGTCAAATGGACTGCTGGACCTTGAAGCCAAACTTGAG ttGGAGACCTTGAAACAGCCTCTAACACCTGTGGACAACAACAAACTGGACACCATTGATACG CCTGAACCGAAGGAAAGTGGACATACCCCTGAGATGACAGGCCCACACTGTACTAAAGAGATGCCTGTCGGCAAGAATCTAGAAAACAAGAAACCTCCGCTTCGCAAGTCACGAAGCCAAGATCTGCCAGACAAACCTCATCCAGAGCATCAAAAAGTGCTGTCAGAGACCAGGTTGTACACACAGGAGGCCTATTCCAAGACCAGCAAAGTGGAGACCATTACAAAATCTACTATAGAGAGGAGAGAAGAGATGCACACCTCTTTCTCTCACTCCCACACCATTAATGTAAGCCAATCCCCTGCAGAGCGGGATAAGAGGAGTCACATTCTGCAGCAAACCAAGAGAGACTCGCAAGAAACCCCAcctccccctcctcctcctccaccacCACGGGATCCAGGCGTATCACGTCCCAGCATCATAGACATCCAAAGGGAGCTGCAGTGTGCTGTTCAGAAAACCAACTTTGAGGACAAGTATCAGGCCTGTAGTAGAAATCATCCTTTGCACTCATTTTCCAAG ACTTCTGCTCATCACTCCTTAGATGAGGAATATTTGCCACATGGGACACCAGAGCCAGCAGCTCCTGTCCCTGAAGGTGACTTCCAGCCTGACCATCTCACTGAGGAATCGCTCTCTAACGATGAATACGAATGCACCTCCCCAGATGACATCTCCCTGCCTCCTTTATCTGAGACTCCAGAATCCAACATTATTCAGTCTGAAAATGACCTTGATGATGGCTATTGTGTGAGCTCTCACAGTCTTCGCATTAACCAGTACAGCCATCAGTCTCACTCCCACGGCGACACACTACACCAGAGGCAGCGGGAGTGGATGTCGAGTCAGGCTGAGAGCTACCCATCTCCCACCACTGGCTTGGGGACCAAATTCAGAGCAGAGTCTTCCTCTTTTGTTCAAAGCCCCTTCACAGTACCTGCTCCTAGCCTTGTGTCAAACACCATATCCAGCATCTTAAAAAGCAAATCTGGAAACCCACCACCAAGCAGCATCACCGAAACACTTTACTCAGTGCATGAGAGTCGTACCGAGATGCAGAAGTGTGTGCATGATTCTAGTACGAGTCAGTGCCACAGCGTTCGGCCCAATAACACGCATGCTACCCCAACCCCATTAACCACAGAGCAGGACTCGGATCTCTGCAAACCCACAGCCATCCGAGAGGAGATCAGGCGGGTGTCTTCCAGAAATGTTATGGGAAAACTGGCAGGTGGCACAGGCCCTAACTTCTCCAAACCCTTGTCTAATGCCACAGTAATGGAGGGCTCTCCGGTGACCCTGGAGGTGGAAGTCACTGGATTCCCTGAGCCTACATTAACCTG GTTCAAGAATGGACACACACTGGCCAATGATGAGCACATAGAACTGTCCCATAAAGAAGGCAAACATGTGTTGTTCATTCACAGCTCTGCAGTGAGAGATTCTGGACAGTATGTGGTCACTGCCTCTAACTCAGCCGGCACCGTCACGTCCAGCTCCATGCTGCAGGTCAAAGGTAACAACAGCCCTGACTTAGACGTTCTCAAACTGGACTGGCACACCTGCTTTGGCACCCTCTGTTTCTTTTTGTGGATTCTCTATCTGCTGTTATTATAA